A genomic window from Streptomyces misionensis includes:
- a CDS encoding rhomboid family intramembrane serine protease — protein MATASVLLVTGAVTAAQFAWPEVLSALRRDPDALARGEWWRALSPLLVQDPSWQSLITVPGIALLGVPVERLLGSRAMLALYLVPGAVGELVGYAWQPHGAGNSVADLGLAGGLIAWLYLEAGDRGWPRPLLNRVRLWGGAVLAGAVVDTALRDIHGLPTMTGAALGAGLLLRRRRRAR, from the coding sequence GTGGCGACCGCCTCCGTCCTCCTGGTCACCGGTGCGGTGACCGCGGCGCAGTTCGCCTGGCCGGAGGTGCTGTCGGCACTGCGGCGCGACCCCGACGCGCTCGCCCGCGGCGAGTGGTGGCGGGCGCTGTCCCCGCTGCTGGTCCAGGACCCCTCCTGGCAGTCGCTGATCACCGTGCCGGGCATCGCGCTGCTCGGGGTGCCGGTCGAGCGGCTCCTCGGCTCGCGCGCGATGCTCGCGCTCTATCTGGTGCCCGGCGCGGTCGGCGAACTCGTCGGGTACGCCTGGCAACCGCACGGCGCGGGCAACTCCGTCGCCGACCTGGGCCTCGCGGGCGGGCTGATCGCCTGGCTGTACCTCGAGGCGGGCGACCGCGGCTGGCCGCGACCGCTGCTGAACCGGGTCCGCCTGTGGGGCGGTGCGGTGCTCGCCGGGGCCGTGGTGGACACCGCGCTGCGCGACATCCACGGCCTGCCCACGATGACCGGCGCCGCCCTCGGCGCCGGTCTGCTCCTGCGGCGCCGCCGACGCGCCCGCTGA